AGTGGTTTCCAAGAATTGAAGTTTAGAGCAAATGACAGATTCATCCTATAGTGTGAGGAGGCCCAGCTACCTTTAGAGGATGGGTTGATGCCTTGCTAGTCTGCTGGCGGTGGCCATGAATGCAAAATGTCCTTTAATAGCACTGGGATAAGCAGGGCTTCCTGGTGTTGCTGAAAACGtttgtctgtgtctgttttctaTTGCTCATAATCCTACCACCCAGAGaaaccactgtgtgtgtgtgtgtttatgtgtgtgtgcacttgcaTTTGTGTAGAAGTTGTGTATAAATTGGGTCAAATGAATATTCGGGGGTGTGTGGGGGCTTAAGGATATGTATCCTGGGactgtgtgtgaatgtgcatgtgtgggtATGGAGTGTGCAGGAGTTGTGTTTTGGAGGTGAGGATATATATGTGCGCTTGACAGTGTGATGgagttttgtgtgtatgtatttgagatataattcacataccataaaactcaccattttaaagtatacaattctgtggcttttagtatagtcacaggttgtgcaaccattaccactaattccagaacatttccatcaccccaaaaaggaGCCCTGTGTTAGCCGTCACTCCTCATTCTTCCCCAGCTctgtcccccagcccctggcaaccactgatctagtTTTCATCTCTATGGGTTTGCCAATTGGACATTCCGTATAAATGGAATTAGAAGTGTGGCCTTTCGTGTCGGGCTTTTAtgacttagcatgttttcaagattcatctgtACTGTGGCATGTATTAGTACTATTTTTAAGGATAAGTCATATTCCTTTGTAAGGCTAGACtttgtatttatccattcatcagttgatggacatttaggtggtttttggttttagttaTTATGATAGTGcagctgtgaacatttgtgtacaagtttttgtgtaaacTTTGTTATTAGAGGTAACTACTTTTAAAGTTTTGGTTATATCCTCAAgtattttctttgtgaatatatatatgtttattactTTTGCAAATGTGGATCATAGTATACACATGTTGTGTAGCATGCTTCCCCCTACTTGGCCATATATCAGGGGAGGTTTCTTTCCAGTTGGTTGTTATTTTAGCCCATCCTCCCTGGGTAGAGCGTCTTCAACACTCCTGGTCTTCGCTCTGCAGGTCCCTATCACTGTTCAGTCCGTCCTCATTCAGTCTCTAAATAAAACGCTCACCCGACGGGAAGACACTGATGTGCTACAGCCGGCTCTCGTCAATGCTGGACACTTTCACCTTTGCATGAATGTTGTTCTTGAGGTAGGTGCCGAATTTGGCTTTGAGAGCTTGTCTGTGGCAGACTTAAGCCTTCTGTCGCGCTGGGGTAACTGGATGCCGTCCGAGGACACTCTGTCCTAGCCTGTGGTGTGGCTTTACCTGGCTTGGCTGCCTGCTTGCCTTTCTGCTGTCTCATCAAAGGACACCTCTTGTCTCCACAAACCTAGTGACTTGCCGgaatacatcaaaatatttttgttgttgctgtttttgttttaacatgtTTCCTCTGCAGAGATAGGCTTATTACATTCTGCTTGGACCAGCTTATGTGGAACTTCCGTAATTGGGCAGAGTGGCTCAGATGACCTTGTCTGCTAGGGGTGGTGCTGAGGGAACACCTCTCGTAATCCAACTGGACAGCAGAGCAAGGCTTTAACACatggagaaatggggaaagatttGCTATCTGTGGGTATTTTCAGTTATTCATACAGCTTCTGAAATGTAATGGAACAGGTATATTAggagtatcattttttttttaggtaaaataCAGCCTCACATACACAGATAGAGGTGAAGTCACCAAAGCTGATCTGTCATTCCTTCTGGGGACAGTTAGCAGTGTAGTGGTCCCACTGCAGCAAAAgtttgaaattcattttcttcagGTAAGGTTGATCAATTTGGCATAAGTATTTAATTgccaagttaaaaagaaataatgacttcTTAGTGGATAAAACTGAATTTCTAAGTATTACATCCAAGCCTTTGTAGTGAACAGAGGGCTTTGTGTAGCCTGTGGCATCTGTAATGAAACCAAGCAttctccttgtattttttttccttttgggaaaaGATTCCCTTCCACGTTAGCTTGTTCTTTTACAGTATGATGTACTCCTACACCTGGCAGATGTATTTATAGTTCTGAGTAGGGAGGGAGAAATTATTTTGTTGGTTGGTAATTCCagattttattatgaaagaagCATTTTTCTCCCTGCCATTTCCTtattaaaatgagaattatttgGGGGCATTTCTACACTGTCTTTCAGGAAAATACCAAGCCAGTccctctcagtggaaaccctggTTATGTCGTGGGGCTCCCGTTAGCTGCTGGATTCCGGCCTCATAAGGGATATCCTTTTTGGTTCTGTAGAGGGTGGATTTATTCCTGTCTCCGTGTGCGTGGGCTGCACTGCTTTTTGTCGCCGAGGCTCCCCTGGGCTGCTTGTGGGAAGAAGAGAGCAGTCCAGGCCGAGCTTCCTGCAGGCGGCTCTGGTGGGCGGCCAGTCTGGCTACACAGCAGGTGGGCTGGGGGGAGACTGGCAGTTGGGGGTGAGACAGCACATCCTGGGAaaatgtcaggttttttttttaaatctcctttttttttttccagcctgcCATTAAGCCACAAAATATGACAGTGTTTTACAACGAAAATCTTAAGAGAGAAAAGTTGACATTTAAAcgtttttaatttcacatttaaacAATTTTGAAGGGCCAGTTtctgataatttttcttctgagaaTCCACTTACTAAGGAAAATAGGACTACTTTTTTGCCCACTCCTGGGAAATAGCTGTCAAAATCACAGAGGCCCAGAAAAAGTGTATTTGGGTCTCCCTCATGTCACACAGTGACACTGTCTTCTTACCTGAGAATCAGGCTGCTCTACCACTAGGCAGTTGTCCCTTAACTGTCTGTGAATGTCTGGGATTATTCAGACCACGAACAGATACAGACAGTTTACTATTCTTCATAGCACAGCTGAGCAAGACTGCTTAGCACTGGAGGGGGTCCGGACCCCAGTATTATTTGGTTACACTATGCAATCTGGCTGTAAACTAAGGTAAAAGAGTCACTTGTTTCTATTTGAACTTGTGTTGATCAGAAAACAAAGCATTCtcacttttccccattttaaTCAAATCTCTGCATCAGCTGATGAGCTCATATGAAAGCCACATATAGTATATCATCATGCATGAATAGTAGCAAAACTGTTACaatcatttttgttattaaatgtgGCAAAGCAAAAATTTCAAGgctttgtgtgtttctttttttaagagatggggtctcgctctgtctcctaggctggagtacagtggcgccattatagctcactgcagccctgacctcctgggctcaagggatcccatctcccaagtagttgggactacaggcacgcaccaccacacctggctttttttttttttttgagacggagtctcgctctgtcacccagtggtgcaatctcaactcactgcaacctctgcctccaggttcaagcaattctcctgcctcagcctcctgagtagctgggactacaggtacgtgccaacatgcccagctaaattttgtatttttagtagagacagggtttcaccatgttggccaggctggtctagaactcctgacctcaggtgatctgcctgccttggcctcccaaagtgctgggattacaggtctgagccactgtgcctggcctgtatgtttcatttttaaggtTGTTTAGAATTTGAGTTCACAGTAAAAATATTTCCCCTGAAAAGATTTCCTATGTTTCTGCATTTTAATATACACAGCACATCAAAACCAGGGAGAGGAAATCTGAAGATAATCTGCTTTCATCTTACCAAATATGTACATAATGTAAAATATCAAACAGCGCTGCATGGCTTGTTATAAAAACAGTTCTTACCCTCATTTGCCCCACCTTGGAGGCAACCACTTTCAActcttgttgctgtttttttcaaAATCTACCCCCAAATCTTGAAATATCCTGCATATAATGctacttcttgatttttttggttttatgaattttttattgAGTTTCCATTAAGGAAGACAAAGGTTGGCTCTTTCCCCTTCATCCCCTACCTCATGACCCACACACTTCCCACATCTTCCCAGGGTCATTGGATCATTATTTTGTTTAGACCAATATTTaccatttacttattattttttgagacagggtctcaccctgttgcccaggctggagtgcagtggcgtgatcagggtcactgcagcctcggcctgcaggctcaagctatccttcctgcctcagcctcctaatagCTGGGCCCACATGCgagtgccatcacacctggctaatttttaaaattttagtagagacggggtctccctatgtttcccgggctggtcttgaactcctgggctcaagtgctcgtcttgcttcagcctcccaatatgttgggattacagatgtgagccactacatccagccaccatttacattattattattattttatttatttatttttttattttttttgaggcggagtcttgctctgtctcccaggctggagtgcagtgcagtggccagatctcagctcactgcaagctccgcctcccgggttcacgccattctcctgcctcagcctcccgagtagctgggactataggcgcccgccacctcgcccgactaattttttgtatttttagtagagacggggtttcactgtgttagccaggatggtctcgatctcctgacctcgtgatccacccgtctcggcctcccaaagtgctgggattacaggcttgagccaccgtgcctggcccaccaTTTACATTATTAGTTCTGATCCATTTAGACCAGCATTTCTCAAAGGGAGAGGGTTCCATGGAATACGTTTCCACAAGACATCAGTAGGGGTAGGTCTACGGTCCAATACGTTTGGGAAACACCAAATTAAAGTTAAAACGATGGTTCCTTCCTATATTACTCATCAGAACCTTTAATAGACACATGTGCCTCAGGAGGGACATGGGGACATGGAGGTTCAATGCTTCCCCAACTTTGGCCATGAAACCCTTCTTGTACAGAGCTTCAGTGGAACACAGTTTGGGAAACATTGTTTTAGACTCATCATCTCGCAGGTCAAGATTTTGCAAAGTTAGAGACGCTTTAGCTTCTGTCAGATAATCCCCCATTTGGAGAGTGAGGAGATAATGAAACTGGGAAGGAATGAAActgctggtgggggtgggagtggtggctcacacctgtaatcccagcacttcgggatgccaatgtgggcagaccacctgtggtcaggagttcgagaccagcttggccaacatggtgaaaccccgtctctactaaaaatacaaaaaaattagccggacatggtggtgggtgcctgtagtcccagctactcaggaggctgaggcaggagattcacttgaacccgggaggtggaggtcgcagtgagctgagattgcctcactgtactccagcctgggtgacagagcaaattccatctcaaacaaaacaaaacaaaaaacaaaaatcaaaaatcaaaaaacaaaaaactgctggtgggctgggtgtggtggctcactcctgtagtcccagcactctgggaggatcgcatgaacccaggaatttgaggctgcagtgagctatgatggcgccactgcactccagcttgggcatcagagtgagaccttgtcataaataaataaataaataaagggaaggaaaggaataagaaaataaagaaaaactgctGGTGGATGAACAACAGCCTCATTCAGTtgacttctttttccttcacCAAGACTGACTGGAGCTCTCCCGTGTCGGCTCGTAGCCCAGAAGGTGAAGAACCTGCTGTGGGGCCAGGGCTTCCCAGATTATGTGGCCCCTTTTGGAAATTCGCAGGCCCAGGATGTGCTGGACTGGGTGCCCATCCACTTCATCACCCAGTCATTCAACAGGAAGGTAAAGGGGAGAAGGTGCAGGTTCCATGCTAGCAGTCTCTCTCTTCCAGGTGGTGTGATGAAGGCAGCTGGGGAAGCCAGCTGTTAAGGAGGCAGGATGGTTCTGAGTGGGAACATGTGCTGAATCTTGGATACTGATTTTTGCCCCTTGTTAGCAATGTTGTCTCTGGCTGGCAGTTTTATGGCTTTGAGCCTctgttttcatctgtgaaatgggaacgCTAGTCATAGTGGGTGAGTGGCCTCATGGGGCATTGAGAGGGTTAAGTGAGGTAACATTTATGTGGCCCTGGGCATGGTGCCTAGTGGTCCATAAATGGGAACCACTGTGATCCTCATCCTGTTGCTACCATCATTGTGATTGTTGGTGTCCCTCGAGCCCTCTCCAGGCATCTCATGACACGATAGACGAATGTTGAGTCCTGTATCAAAGACTGAGACTTCCTTCCATGCACGTGGCTATCCCACCCATTGTCCTCTGGTCTACCCAGGCAGCCTACACCTCAGAGTTTTCACTGCCACAGTTCCTCACAGAGTTGAATGGAAGTTGACAATCCTACAGATAGGTTCCTGGTCACATGTGATGCTTCTGCccacctttttcttttgtcttagcAGTCAGTGTGTGGGCCAGCCCTGGCCCGGAGGCGTGCTCTCCATCTTAGCCTGTAGTTGCCCAGCTTGTTCTTGTCACGCTTTCTTCAGACCTCTCATTATCTGCTCCGAGTATTTCTAGCATGGGATGAGGACTGCTCACTTTTCTGATCCGCCCTCCCACCGAGGCCAGCAGAGACCCAGGATTACTCCATTCCACTGCGAAGTCTTGGCTCAACTCTCCCGCCAGAACCAGGCACATTGCTTCTGGCTTCTTGGCCATGGCTGAAGACATGCAGTTATTACTCCTCAGAAGGGAAGATACGGGTCGGGAGGAGAGGCAGCAGTGCGCACACAGCATTGTCAGGGTCTGTGCTGATCCTGAATGCTCAGAGGGCCTGCAGCAGTGGGTTTTGTACCAACTCTGCCGGCAACCCAGGTAGAGGCAGACACGAGCACCTGCTAAACTCAGTTTCCACCAGCTGCATGCTGCATCGTCTCCTAAGAACTGGATATTCGAGAGGATTGTTCAGCCTGCACGGTTTTTAAAGGCAGTTCCAAGCTAAGGAATTCCATCAGTGCTTTTTTCGCAGCCACCAAATTTAGCAGGCCTGTGAGGTTTTCATGTCCCGAAGAGAtgtattttaaacctttttttttttttttaatgaaaacatgtcatacatacacaaaagtagaatAGTACCATGGAGTCCCCACGTACCCAGCCTGCAGCTTCAACAGTTACCACATTTGCCAACTGGAGAGACTGCAAAGGCAGGAAAAAGTCCTGGAAGTCCCACGGCCCCTTTTTCCCTTGGGTCAGAGGCCTTAGAGTTGGCTCCCAAAGCAGCCAACCAAATGGGCAGCTCAGCTCCTTCATGGCACCAGCAGCGTTCCTGGTGCAGATGAAGAGTTGATGTCTTTGACAACATACTGACACTGCCTGGTTACCCAAATGTCACATCTTAAGTGCCAGTTGATGAAATTAGATAAATGAGAAGGCACTTAAATTTCCCCTCAGAGCATTTTAACATGACATGCAATCAGGTTTTATTTGTCTGCTAATAATTATTTCttcccctccatccctcccaccAGTTTCTTTCCTGAAGTCTGTGAGGCAGGTGTAAACAGGTAGATGAAGTTAGAGCAGTTATGGCCCTAAAGGGTCCACAGTTGAATATCGGCACTACCGCAGTTTCAGGTGATGTCGACTTTTTTAGAAATagaagggggccgggcgcggtggctcaagcctgtaatcccagcactttgggaggccgagacgggcggatcacgaggttagaagatcgagaccatcctggctaacggtgaaaccccgtctctactaaaaaatacaaaaaactagccgggcgaggtggcgggtgcctgtagtcccagctactcgggaggctgaggtaggagaatggcgtaaacccgggaggcggagcttgcagtgagccgagatccggccactgcactccagcctgggccacagagccaggctccgcctcaaaaaaaacaaaacaaaacaaaacaaacaaacaaaaaagaaatagaaggggATGGAAAAATTACGCTTcagttgttaaaaatatttttggggcATTGAGTTACTTTGAAATACGTACTTTCTCTAAGCTGTTTTTATCTGAACTACTAGAGTCTATTCATTTTCTTGTTCAGAACATTTTGTAATATATGAAACCTTTTCTAATTAACACTCTGAACTGCAGATTAAGTCTGACTTGTGGTTGTGTAAGATTCTAATGGATTAACAGCATTCTGTTTTGCAGGATTCCTGCCAGCTCCCAGGGGCTTTGGTTATAGAAGTGAAGTGGACCAAATACGGATCCCTACTGAATCCACAGGCCAAAATAGTCAATGTAACTGCAAATCTAATTTCATCCTCCTTTCCTGAGGTAGGTCTAACCTAGTTTAAAGGCATATGTTAAGACAGAAGTCTAGACACAACTCAAGTGTGGTAGGTGACAGGTATTACTTTGTGTAAAAGATTATAATTTAAACCATGGGGGTTCATAAAATACTTCAGCATTCTTTTACTTAGAAGGAAACACTGATGATGGTTCTATTTATATTAGCATTCTGGTTTCGATTGGATCTTTAAAATTCTCATGAAAATTATGACTGATATTCATGTGTTAATCAGACACCCTGGTAAAATTGTTTCCCTCATCCAAGTTAATGGCTGATTAGTGCTCCAGGATCTATCAGATTCATGAACTGACAGTGGTTGAGtgaggaagagaatgaaaagtgTCTCATTGTTGTCATTCTGGGAGCACACTGGAGGGTGGGCCTTGCTCTCTCTGTTTATTACAGGCCAGCTCAGGAAATGAAAGGACGATTCTTATTTCTACTGCGGTTACTTTTGTGGATGTGTCTGCACCTGCAGAGGCAGGCTTCAGAGCTCCGCCAGCCATCAATGCCAGGCTGCCCTTTAACTTCTTCTTCCCGTTTGTTTGACGTAAGTCATCACTTGAGGAAACTATGCCCCTCCTCTGAGGTCATCCCCTGTGGAAAGTGCATGTGGGGCTAGAAGTCCCTAGGGGACActgcattttatactttttgagggtattgctttgtcactcaggctggagtgcagtagtgtgatcatggctcactgcggccttgaccttctgggcttgagtgatcctcccacctcagcctcctaatagctgggactacaggtacacaccacaacacctggctaattttaatatattttgtagagatggggtcttgctgtgttgaccaggctggtctcaaactcctgggctcaggtgctcctcctgcctcagcctctgaaagtgctgagattacaggtgtgagccaccatgcctggccttattataCTTCTAACCTTTGAGGTTGCCTCCAAACCAGCACACTGCCCTTCTCCACTCCCTTCCcaccttttttccttttggaaatgtTATTCTGTCTGACTTTTGAATGGGGAATACACTTAACACATAGGTCATAGATAGAACCCAAAAAGTCTTTGGGGAGATGGTAAAGAAAATGAACAGGCCTTGAAGCAGCAGAGGCATGGGGGATTTGGCCAGTTCATTCATCCCCTgctttgagttattttaaaaatattcagttcaggttttttcctttttaggtcTGGTTGCAGTGAGTACAAAAAATAGCAATATATTAGATAAAATTGTGCGAGAAGAGTACACAGCCTTGCAAGGGATCTTCCCCTAAGTACCATGTTAATTATAGTGGAGTCTTGGGTCTTATTGCCATTTCTGCACCAGGCACTATAGCTAGCTTGCTCTCTGACTGGCAGGCTGGTATGGGTGCCACAGAGGAAAGAATACAGTAGGAGGATCCAGGGGAAAGAGAGAGTTTATTTTATACAGTAATTGTACAGTAATTGAGGAAAAATATCAGGTGGCAGAACGCAATGGAGCCACCTAGAAGCTGGCTGATGCAGCTGGGGCACACAGAGGAGGGGCCTGGGTACCccttttggggaaactgagacaagGGAAGCTATTTAGAACAGCTTGAAAATAAGAGACTTTTCTAGAATGGGGTGGCAGCTAAAgtagcttctttttctttctttcagaatgCTCATATGAAAGGATGCATCAATTCCTTAATATACATGTGAAATTTGAAAACTGTACATTCGATGCGACTAAATTTTATATACAACTAGAAATTGTCCAGCTTTGTTGCTCATTTTCAAGCAAGGCTAAAGTGTTCAACATGAGAAAATGTGATACCTTTGACACAGTGTGGGGTGGGAATGGATGGGCAGCTCTTGGTGGTACTGGACCTTCCACAAGGCTGTGTCCACCCAGAATCCATGCtggcaggagggaggcagaggcatcaAACCAAACCTCTCACCAGGTGGCCCAGGAGGGGCAGCTGTTCCTCACATGACAGCACAGGCCCATGAGGCAGTGTCTTCTCTGCGGGGAGCTGGTCTGGGTCTAGTTCACTTCACCAAGAAGTCCATGCTGTCGCAATAGCTTGTTAAGTCTTTCAATTTCTTGTTCCTATTGCAAAAGCAGACAAACACTGGAATTTACTTTGAGCCTCGCCAGGGATGTGACAATCATTCAGTAAGCCCCAGGCACAGAGCCACAGAGATGAATGAAAGCTACACTCTGTGGCATTCAGTCTGCTGAGGAGACTGCTACAATTATAGGCTCCACTGAGCAGCAGTGACAGCAGTGAGAAGACAAAGGTGGGGGACCTGGCAGAGCCCCGGGGTGTGGGAGTGGGCACAGCTTCAGGGAGGATGTGATGCCTGGGCTGGATCTGAAAGGACAAGGCAGGCTCAGCCCAGGGAAGGGCGCTCTAGGTGCATGAGCAGCGCTGTGCTGCAGGCGGCTGCTGCAGCAGAGGCCAGCTTCTCAGAcgtcttgttgttgttgttgagacagagttttgcttttgttcaggctggagtgcaatggcgcaatcttggctcaccgcaacctctgcctcccaggttcaagcgattctgctgcctcagcctcctgagtagctaggattacagggatacgccaccacgcccggctaattttgtatttttagtagagacagggtttctccatgttggtcaggatggtctcgaactccggacctcaggtgatccacctgcctcagcctcccaaagtgctgggattacaagcatgagccaccatgcctggtccccaGATGTGTCTTACCTTCTCAGAGCAGCTGAACTCAAGGTGTTGAATCTTGGCGGCCAATTGTACATTCATCTGTTTTAACCTTAAGAGTTGCCGTTCTGAACGTGTCTTAACTGAGATGATAATCCCTGAAATAAAATTGGGGGTCTCAGTGATACTGGTTTCTAACTTAACcactgaggaaaaaaatctgtattcttATACCCGCATAGTGCTGGGAGGAGTGGTGACAGACACACGAGACAGTCATCACTTTAGGGCATCAGAGCTGGGAAGTCAGGGTTTCATGCCTGAGCTACTTAGTCCCCAGTTATGCAATATCTCTCTATAGCTGTTATGGCTGAGAAATCCTTAAAAATAATTGCTGACAAGATGAACATTAGGCTTCTTAACCTAGAACCTGTTCACAATCATATGGGTGCATAGCAGCAGTGTGCACAGATACCACGAAAGCACAGGCTGGGAAATGCCCCCTTTCTCCATAACAGGCATCTTCCGTAGGAACtcaaaggctttttttctttcctttgacagagtccagttttttttttgttttttgtttttttgagatggggtctcgctctgtcacccaggctggagtgtggtggcacaatcttggcttactgcagtctccaaatcctgggctcaagcgatcctcccacctccgccccccccagtggctgggactacatgtgtgcaccaccacacccaactgatgtttctatttttttttttttttttgtagagacagggtttcacctttgttgcccaggctggtcttgaactcctgggctcaagttatcctcctgcctcagcctcccaaattgctgggattacaggcatgaccactgTACCCAACcgtttcattttatttgcttgACATAAACCTGCTCATAACCAGCTCCTAAAAGGgctgaagaggaagaagggaggagagggaggtgagggggcagtggggaggcCTCCATAATGGGAGCCACTGTGAGCTCAGGCGCCCAGAGTGACTGTGCCGCCAGGCCTCGGATGTATGCCTGAGCCCCCGCTCTCCATCCACAGCCTGGGAGTGCACGAGACGTACCGTTGATGATCCGGGCCACCCGCCACAGCCGAAGCAGAATCAGCAGGCCCAGAGCCTCAAACTCGTGCTCCTGGAACAGGAGGACAACGTCGAGGACGAATGAGACCACCACCACGACAGCATCCAGGATCTCAAACTTGTGGTGAAAGAACTCCAGGCGGAAGACAAATAATTTAAAGGTAATCTCCATCATAAAAAAGACCAAGATGGTGATGCTCATGTAGTGGAATATCTGAAGGGGACAAGGAACCACAGTCAGGGGAGATCGGGCCTCTGGGAGGTCAAGCTGCCCTCGCATGCGCCTGCCTGGTCACCAGCAAGAGAATTCATCTGTTGGACAAATCCAGATGCCCGGTGCTGGAAACACAGCTGTGAACACCACAGATGAGGCACCTGCTCTCTAAAGGGCAATTAGGCAATGTCGGAATTAAAGCGTCCTCCAGACCCTTTGGACCAGCAATTCCGTGGCTAAGAACTTATCCTACAGCTGAACTCCCATGTGCACAGAGACTAAGgatatttactgcagcactgtttgcagagcaaatattttctgcattgTTCGTAAGACAACAGAAATGTCCATTAGAAGGTACTCTTAAAATGAATGGTGGCACCTCCATATGGGGCCCTAAGGACACAATTGTTAAAAAgattaagctgggtgtggtggctcgagcctatagtcccagttactcaggaggctaggtgGGGCCTCCTGCCCAGAGCccagtttgaggccagcctgggcaacatagcaagaccccatctctaaaataactgaat
This sequence is a window from Theropithecus gelada isolate Dixy chromosome 11, Tgel_1.0, whole genome shotgun sequence. Protein-coding genes within it:
- the TCTN1 gene encoding tectonic-1 isoform X1, which encodes MRPRGLPPLLVVLLSCWASVSAQTEATPAVTTEGLNSTEATLATFGPFPSTRPPGTPRAPGSSSGPRPTPVTDVAALCVCDLSPAQCDVNCCCDPDCSSVDFSVFSACSVPVVTGDSQFCSQKAVIYSLNFTANPPQRVFKLVEQISPSIFCIHITNYKPALSFINPEVPDENNFDTLMKTSDGFTLNAESDISFTTKLDIPTTAKYKYGVPLQTSDSFLRFPSSLTSSLCTDNNPAAFLVNQAVRCTRKINLEQCEEIEALSMAFYSSPEILRAPDSRTKVPITVQSVLIQSLNKTLTRREDTDVLQPALVNAGHFHLCMNVVLEVKYSLTYTDRGEVTKADLSFLLGTVSSVVVPLQQKFEIHFLQENTKPVPLSGNPGYVVGLPLAAGFRPHKGSGIIQTTNRYRQFTILHSTAEQDCLALEGVRTPVLFGYTMQSGCKLRLTGALPCRLVAQKVKNLLWGQGFPDYVAPFGNSQAQDVLDWVPIHFITQSFNRKDSCQLPGALVIEVKWTKYGSLLNPQAKIVNVTANLISSSFPEASSGNERTILISTAVTFVDVSAPAEAGFRAPPAINARLPFNFFFPFV
- the HVCN1 gene encoding voltage-gated hydrogen channel 1, translated to MATWDEKAVTRRAKVAPAERMSKFLKHFTVVGDDYHAWNINYKKWENEEDEEEEEQPPPTPASGEEGRAAGPDAAPAPGPTPRAPLDFRGTLRKLFISHRFQVIIICLVVLDALLVLAELILDLKIIQPDKNNYAAMIFHYMSITILVFFMMEITFKLFVFRLEFFHHKFEILDAVVVVVSFVLDVVLLFQEHEFEALGLLILLRLWRVARIINGIIISVKTRSERQLLRLKQMNVQLAAKIQHLEFSCSEKEQEIERLNKLLRQHGLLGEVN
- the TCTN1 gene encoding tectonic-1 isoform X3, which gives rise to MITAHCSLDLLGSVAALCVCDLSPAQCDVNCCCDPDCSSVDFSVFSACSVPVVTGDSQFCSQKAVIYSLNFTANPPQRVFKLVEQISPSIFCIHITNYKPALSFINPEVPDENNFDTLMKTSDGFTLNAESDISFTTKLDIPTTAKYKYGVPLQTSDSFLRFPSSLTSSLCTDNNPAAFLVNQAVRCTRKINLEQCEEIEALSMAFYSSPEILRAPDSRTKVPITVQSVLIQSLNKTLTRREDTDVLQPALVNAGHFHLCMNVVLEVKYSLTYTDRGEVTKADLSFLLGTVSSVVVPLQQKFEIHFLQENTKPVPLSGNPGYVVGLPLAAGFRPHKGGALPCRLVAQKVKNLLWGQGFPDYVAPFGNSQAQDVLDWVPIHFITQSFNRKHSVLQDSCQLPGALVIEVKWTKYGSLLNPQAKIVNVTANLISSSFPEASSGNERTILISTAVTFVDVSAPAEAGFRAPPAINARLPFNFFFPFV